In Vigna angularis cultivar LongXiaoDou No.4 chromosome 8, ASM1680809v1, whole genome shotgun sequence, the DNA window GCTTCTCATCCATTAGATTACTTCACCGGACGTGAAGCAGCTAGTGGTCTGGTGCCTGATGATATGACATGGATGAGCTTGCCACATCAGAATTCATCATTACATGATCAAATGGGAAAGCCATACCTAAGATCATGGAACCGGTAGTGAATGTTTTACCAAATGTTAGCTATGTAAGCTTGACAGTGAGAAGAAGTGCACAGTTGTCCATGTGATAGAATTTTGACTTAAGCAAGATCCAGAGAAGGTGGGTACACATACCCATACCCTGTGAGATGAGATAGGTTTCTGTACATACCTATACTGAGGCCAACTCTACACCATGTACATATCTAGATATTAGATGCGCAGGAAAGAAACCAAGGTTATTAGGCAAGttacatattttattcttattttttatttatttttttctttgcttctAGAGAGacattctttaataattttggaAGTAAGAAATGCTGGAGGCTGCTCCCTCTTTTTTGAGTCACCTACTTTCACTTCTTTTCCATATATACTTCTGCTCTCCTGTATGACTAtcgttttaaaattaataatttttttattgaaatatttttaattatttataaataataattgttaagtTGATTCTTTTTTCCTACTTCGAGAATTCAagatttttattctaaaaaatgaAGCTCCActgttattttttcttcctCAATGAGTACTTTTGAAAACAATacaattatcaatgaatttaaTCCTAATATGCAATTTGAAATATTACATTTGattaagaaattgataaaatttatgaGTATAATTGTATTAGGAGGCAGAGGAAGGGACACCTCATCCAATACATCGGCATGGGTCGACATGTAATCAGATGTACATACTAGCAATATTACCGTAGTAATAATCtatattagattaaaaaaaattaaggataaTTAATGGTACGggaaaaccctaaaaataagATAGGAATATAAATCCTAGGTCCATAAACATCAAACACCTCAGAAAATGACGTATAAGAGTAAAAAGAGTGTAGAAAGATACATGTGACTTGGGGGATATTTTGGTACtgtaagaataataatatttagaaaactAACGGTGGTTCAAAGAATAATagtatcatttttaaattgGGTAGGTCTGTTTCATGtctaaaaatgttatttatgtGAACATATTTTGTCGATATTTATtacttcataaaaaaattaattttatttaataagtaatatttcatattgttttcactttttaattttattaattaataaagtaaaattttctGAATTAGTAAGGGGGAGCTGGAGATACTTATACTACATCCCCACTAAATGCGAACATTTTGCTAGGAAATAAACTtcagaaatatattttcaaaacttgCATTAAATACGTATTATCGGAAATTTTTTATGATACAAGATCCtttaaattatgattaattttagaaaagaaaagtgTAATTCTgtgattgaaaagaaaaatatattagtcttaaaaaaatcattaatgcTCTTAAGAAATATTAAAGTTTGTAGAAAGGGTTTTACTCTAATTTCAAATGAGATTTATctacattttcttcttttttctggGGTTTTATATTGTACTTCTAAGGGTTTCATCTTGTATTTCTAATCTCCATAATTGTTTTCGTGATTAATAAGGTTGGTGagagtaaataatttttattgaattaagtGGTTAACCAAATTAACTGAGCGTCGAAGTTTATAAACTTTATTGTTTACCActccttttatttcttatttttgttatcttcTTATACctcatttcattttcttctttctcattgTCCTTGAAAGAGATTGTTAGTTGAAAAGTGTTATAGACATGTGATGGAGGTGTTCATTGAAATTTAAATCGAAATCTATTATTGAATGATGGATCGGGAGAAGAGGTTCTAAGTAATATTTGAGGATGATTGATTggatcaattttttcttttccttttcttccacTTTGGTGTTTATAGATATGGAATTAGCTAAGAAGAGAGACTTTTACACTGTAGATTTTGGAATTAACTTTTACACAACATATATTGGAATTAACATTTACAaatcaaacttatttttaaacttttaaccTGTGAAAATAGGGTGTATGATGAAATGCCTTTTTTCTTCCTGCATCAACAACCTTTCCACTCCagattcctttttttttcatttaaattttgaatttttttcttgagtttttgtttttaaaatatccaacatataaaatattatttttaaaatagatattcaACGAGTATCacgaattaaaaaaaaaatccaaaaaattatATGGGTATCAATGGAGTAAATAGAGCAGGTGTAATCGATTTCTTTTTAATGTGGTAAGATTGTGAGTAGATATTATTCTTGTATAATTCAATCTGTTATTATTTCTAGTTTTTTCAACATTAATAGAAACACTCTTAACtcaatatcttatttttaatgtttccTTCTTTATTATTTAACCCTTCAACTTCTATATATAACCAACATAATGATTATCAATCAAgttatctattatttttattactattgaACTTAGGGACTCGTATTGAACCTAACACTACACAAACCTCCTTAacattaacatataaaattaaaagttctttaaactaattctaattattcatcatatatatatatatatatatatatatatatatatatatatatatatatatatatatatatatatatatatatatatatatgtatgataaagatgaaaatgaaacaaatatgtatatactcgtctttatctttatttctaATATAAGTATGAGTATGACGATATGATAGagacaaaaatgaaataaatatatacatactcATCAATatatctttatctttaattttaaaaattaaatattattcataGTTACATCgatatataatcaatataaaatttcttcgtcaaaatgaaacaaatttaGATAATatcttgataaataattcatttgTCATCTCCTACATACATCAAAAAATTcatcataatttttctttataaaaaacatattaatatctacataaatgattttttttatataacaaatGAATATGTTATTGTTTAGTGTCAGGcctcattaaaacgcacccaaaacccctccTGTCAGAGTCATTTAAAACACACCCAAAACCCTCtgcgcggacgccaggtgtcaagcaacTAGGAttctgaaatcagatagtggaaggcaggtgtcggcagtagagcggacgctcgtttggACGTGGAAAGAAAATTGATTGTTTCTGAAACTTCCGTcccactctcctctgcatgcaccctcctTCCCAAACTCtgaacttttcattttctccccCTTCTCACTAGAAACTCTATCCTCTCTTTAAGAaaactcaccctttctcttctccgatcatcattcagagaccgtagaagcgTTCCCGGCGTCATAAGCTTCATTCTGAACCGAACAGTTCCgagttctgaaactggtaagtcttTTGTCCTTAGTCGTTCATTCTGtagtacatgcaaaccaagcctCGGTTGCATGCTGATATCTTGTCTGATCCACTTTTGGTTTTTTTCTGTTAATTAGTTTAAGAGTTGTGGAACGTAAGGGTAGGAGAGATTTTAGTCAGACAAACCATACTTCTGCCTCTAGGACGATCgttcacactagaggtaagggaagcttatctaatttaattgtatgacTTTTGCACGTTCGTTGATATTGAATGCATGTTGCTGAGCGATGAATGATTGAAGTATGATTGTGGATATGTTTGATTATATGTAGTATGATTAATTGGTATGATATGGATTTATAAAGTTAtggaattttatattaagaaatgagTTGAAAATAAGTGAGTTCTGAAATGATTTCCCTAAGAAAATGTACGTACGTTACTAAACGGTCCtggaccgttcggttttctactGAACCTGGGTAgtagtggattctttcatttgggaagaatcctatttgaggacgagcgtctgtATTTCGAATCACTATGCTTGAGCGGTTGGCCAAGTATAGTTGTGTCTTGATATCCTGTTATGAATTttagtatatatgtatatatatgaaattttatattgtagTAATTCATAAACACTATCCCCGTAGTATCTAAGTATAATTATCAAGCCTCTTCCCTTCCATTTTAGTAACATCTGGTCTTATACCAGGTGTTCGTCTCAAGCAAGTGGTTGATATTATATCAAGCACTCGTTCTACCCCTTTAAGTTAAATTTCTCaagacgagcgttcgttcaaagcCCTCTAGGGTTCGCTCGCTATAGTGTTTAGTCTTTGACTAGCATTTAGATTTCTTGATACTAAACTCGATTTAACTAATTCCTCACaagtgttcggtttcttcatgggAATCAGTCTAAGTATTAATTTAGAATGCCTTAAAATCTCCTTATTTATTAGTCTTATTCTGGAATTTGTCGTTCTTGGTACGGTCTTTTTGATGGTCAGTTGAagttctcaagagtcagttcatctaattggctcaggGTTGTAAATGACATTCGTTCTAATCGTTTTTAGAACATATGATGTCGCTCGTTAATTCTCACCCGATATCAAACCCTTGTTTTTAATCTATCCCGAAATTTGAGATTTCTCAGTTTTACTATACGTACTCAGTCTCGTGATGAATACCGGTTGAATGTTCGTTCTTTTGAACTTTCATGAATCTTTGCACGAGGTGGTTAAACGAGATGTTTACTAATGAAAGATGAATGAAAAGTGATATAAATGTGTTGTGgattatgaacgagcgttccagggaggaacgactcatgtatgaatATTTGAATTGGTAatgtatgactgtgggcatgctaagctagatgttcatcctgatgttccgtgagtactcgtcttcacgtagaggagggtaggtcatgtgtgggaacggcaggaggtcccgtccttaggggtactttggatgaataggactaacctcgggtggcagctgatgagagtattccagttactacatcacccgggtgcacgaacgcctgtagctacacaaatttcatacagtccggacagtcagtctagtaataggctttGTATGATTCGTATGTTGAAGTTCTCTTGTGTGATTGGattgtttgaaatatatgtttattcgtgaaattaaattacataagcttaccctgtattTCTGCtgtgtcttgttttgtacgtccgtcttgtcgttgcaatgatcatccgtgtggatgtgagcagaagcgGACGCGCTGTTGGAagatgcgctggaagaagaaaatttggaggaagagaacctCGTCGATGTTGAAGTTAAGGCCGAAccgtaggacgttcggttagtAGTATAGTTTAGTTAgtgtaaggtggtcgttcgatcaccttcttttttgttagaaatgaccgttcggtaatttctttttgtaaaccgttctgTCAGGTTTGTACCCCTGTTTAGTTAAATTTGAAACTCTTTTTGTATAtgccgttcggccataaccgCACGCTTTCTTTAGTGTAAGATTGaactgatattttatttaatataattattctattatatagtttattgctgtatttttgggatgttacatgcAACCACGTGTTATtttacaaaatgaatatttttaataaaaaataatatattaacattttttgacaagggtcatttttttttattgagtttagAGTGTGTcaatataataatgaatatgTGAAAAGATAACAAGTGTAATGTgtcaaaatattgtaaaaaaaagtgtCAAAAGATCTTTctccattttaaataaaaaagtgataaaattttgtatatattattaataaattcttcaatttagaaagaaaaatccaaagaaaaagaatcacatatactttttcttttccctaGATAATAATGTCCCTATAGTTTATTGcactaaattagaaaaaaaaatagaaaaagaaaagttagaaGGAATAAATCTATTTTGAGAATATAGAAGAATGTTTGAACAAATCAATTTGACAATGAGACACACGACACACACGTACACAGCGTATCTTCACTTTACAAACTATGAACAATAATAACCGCTTGGCCATGAACATTTGTGTTTTGTAGACAACGTTGTTGGTGGTGGTAGTTTCATCTCAAACATGAACTTGcttttctattttcaatttatattttattatgacagagacatttttgtttttttggtttATGTGTGGTTGTTGCAGCAGTGTGAAGCATCTTATGCCTAGTTTGCCAAGCATGAATCTTATTCCATAATGTGTTGCGAAGAAAcgctttgtttcttctttctgtGCTTTTGGATATAAATTAgagtttctttgattttttggTTTGGTGCAAAAGAAAAATGGCACGTTCAGGTTGGGAAGGAATGCTTCATGATCATCACAAGAAGGAAGTTATTCGGATTGAACGTGAATCTGTTATTCCCGTTTTGAAGCCTCACCTTATCATCACATTGACCAACCTTATCAGTatgtttcttcttctctccttcCTTTCAATCCCAAACATGTTATTTTCTTAATCCACCTATTTTTACACAAGCTGTCAAATCAGATTGTGACAACAATATCAGATTGTAATTTTAAATGCAGATAGTTGTTGCAGTTTTTTTCTATGTatagaaattaagagaaaaagcAGTGGATGAGGCTGCTGCTGCAATATGGTTGCAAAGACCACCAATATCACAAAATAGTGAAGCAGTGATTGTAGTTGAAACTATGATTGTAGCAGcaattaaaaaagttgttagCAATTGAAAACCATGCTCTCTGTACTGTAAATTATTGAGTTTAATTTTCAATCTTTGATACAATGATAGTGTAAATCCTTTAAAACTGCAATCGTttgaaaatattcaaatatatgaCTTAGAGTTTAATTTGTAAGAACTATAAGTTAAAAGGATTTTAATGTGTAAACCAACtagaaatcataataaatataactttaaagtaattgttattaaaaataCCAAACTTGCTAACCAATGCACCATTCACTCCATGAGTTGTAAAGTAATTTACTAAAAAAGTCAAAAACTATATGAAACATGAGAATCATGATTGGATAACAATATAAATGTTGACTCTGTAAGTGCAATCAATTTAAATTCTTACTAATTAGTTGGTGCAGCTGTGGTGATAAAAGTTTGCAGTTTTTATtcagatgaaataatatatgAACAACACCACAACTCTCCTTCAAAAGCTTGATATTCTCTTTGTAGACTTTTGAGTGATTTGGGTATTATGTGCAGAACATAGTGCTGACCGAGTTGAATTTTTGAAGCTCTGCAAGAGAATAGAGTACACAATCAGAGCTTGGTACCTTCTACAGTTTGAGGACATGATGGTATTCTTTTCTTTACCATTTCTTGTGATACAACTAGTCTAGTGATATGGTTGGAAGCCTGATTCTTTTCTCTTACTTTTCTGTGCTTAAAAGCAAATCTATTCTCTCTTTGATCCTGTATCCGGGGCTCAGAAGTTGGAACAGCAGAAGATACCTCGTGAAGAAGTTGATGTTCTTGAACAGAATTTCTTGGCTTACCTTTTCGAGGTATACTTTGGATATTTCATGAATTTCCATTTTCTGCATGTTTCTCTGTGTTAAAAGTGTCacatcaaaatcaatttataatatataagtgggtgtaaaTCTCaccaaattaaacttaaaattcactttttaatatgatatcaaaacTATGGTTAGAACCTATCCTAACGATATTTGTTGTTCGTTGGAAATGTTGTTCTACTCGTTATTGGACCATCTAAGAAATATAGACATGAAAATGTGGTAAATATTAAAGTATCCAAAAAAATTTTACATCCATTTAACATTATCCTTCGTTATCATTCGCTTTCtcatttttttacaattacAATTGCTCTATTTCTTTACTAATACAAAAGTTTACTTTTGTTATAACCCTTCAGTCAATGGGTTGTGAAATGGTAATTATTGCtgtcaaacaatatttttccaATTTAAAAAGAAGACTTGACAAGCGTATAATATTATATAGTATATGAATAAAAGTCTTAAATTACTAGAAAGAACTCATATTTTAAAGACAAGCATTAGTATAAGGTGAGTGAAAGATTTATTCATGTTGCTTAGCCTAAATGTATTATATGGTGAATAAGATAAAGCATAACAAAATACTCAAGGACTGATTGAAAAATTCTGTGACTTCACGCAGGTCATGAAAAAAAGCAACTTCAAGATTGCTACTCAAGAAGAGATTGATATTGCTCTTTCTGGACAGTATCTTCTAAATCTTCCCATTACAGTTAATGAATCCAAGGTTTGCAACAATGTTTCTACCTTTTTACTCAATATCCAGGCATAATATATGTGCCTTAAATGGGCCAGATGACTTTGAATGCTTGATTGTGCTGTTAACAGTTGCTGATCTATGTTTTGCTGATGTAGCTTGACAAGgttcttttgaaaaaatattttcaaacacATCCACAAGATAACCTTCCAGATTTCCATGATAAGGTATGTCTTTAAATTTTAGTACAAGGGGCACTTATCCACCAAAGGTAAGGTACTTTTGGTGCTGTTAAGAAGAATTGCGCCTATTTACTTTGTGAATCAGAACTACTTATTTGATAGGATGAACATAGAAACATCAATCAGAATTATTTGTTTACtcgattttaatatttttgagaGGGGAAAGCTGACATATACTGTTGCTGTGAAGTATATTATTTTTCGACGTGGCATTGGAATTGAGCAAACGACTGATTTCTTTATCATGGAGAAAGTGGACATGCTCATAGCACGGTTTTGGTCATATGTATTAAGAATAACCGGGTAAAGAACAATCACACTGGCAGttcaattttattaacttaTGTTCATGAAGAATTCATTAGGAAAATCATGGTTTCGGTAGATGCAGCATGGCATGTTTTTTAGGTTATTTCTGCAGAAAACTTTAGCACATGATTCTTGCAGGTTGGAGAAGTTTTTTTACGGAAGGTCAAAAGGGAGTGGGACAAAGGATCCCAAGAAGGAGGATGAATTGGAGTCAGAAGATTATCAGGATGATGTATATGAACGGATACGTCTTGAAAAAATGCCATTGAGGTCTTGCTGAATCTCTTTGTGTGGTGTTGTtgttatcttcttttctttctggaGTAGGACTTTTCATACTTCATTCACAACATTCATCCTTGAAGTATGCTTATGGCTGCCTCTTCTTGAAATAAGCATTCACCACTCACTTTGATGTATTCTGCTAATTTAGATTTGTGTAGAGTAAAACCTGAATGTTAGCAGTTTCCACTTTATCAAAGATTTAAATTCTCACCTTCTGATCAATATTAATAATGGTTATTTATTCTAGAATCATCACAGTTACCAGTAGTATGGCATTGGAAAATTCTAAACGTTAACAGTAGTCCTCCAGTATAAAGTTTGAATACAGATTTTTGCAAAGGATTTagaaaattattcttatttgttAAATCTCAATTTTCTATCTAGAAATCCAACTACTCGTTTGTCTGAGAAATGCATGTTGCTTTGTCTCACAACTGCTGAGCTCATGCATGTAAAACTGTTTAAATCTTGAATGTTTGATTATCTTGTCACTCATGAAATTGTTTGCTAATTTTCAGAATCGGTAGTTTGCTGAACAAGAACACAATCCAAGAACCAACATTTGATAGGATAATTGTTGTCTACAGGTAATGCTCAATTGTATCTCTGATCTCTACTATGCTAAtttgtaaaatgaaattatttgatTGTATTATATAGACTGAAAATTATAGAActgttaaaagaaataataaaaagtttgatGAAAATTATCCCTCTTTGTATAAAATTATCAGTCTTTCCTTGCATTTCTGATCTATATGCATGCTATTTTGAGAGAACAAAATCCTTTCATTTAAGACAATGATAgctataaacatgtttttttatcatcatcttaAGAAATACCTAAAAGACTATTctgaaaaatatcatataagTGTATTGTGTGAAAAACAAGGATACAAGTAATGCTTGGATAGAATCAAACAAGATGTAAAAAATCCATGAGTAGTTGTATTCTACTGAATTCTAAGTTGGAAAATGATTCATCAGGCCAGCTAGCACCAAATCAAAACAAGAAAGAGGAATTTATGTGAAGCATTTCAAAAACATTCCAATGGCTGATATGGAAATAGTTCTTGTGAGTTACCTCATTTGTGAATCATCTCATCAACATCCAATGGTTGTGTTATTACCAATTACCTATTCCCCCAAGGTGCATAAGTGATGACTTGGTCACAACTTTTTACTTGACAGccagaaaagaaaaatccaGGATTGACTCCAATGGATTGGGtcaagtttcttggatctgctaTAGTTGGGCTGGTTAGTTTTTCAATCACAGGTTTGAGTTTTTGTGATACAGTGCTTTTGATCTTTGCCATCTTGCACTTATGCAGTTGATATGTTTTTCTTCATAGGCTGCTGTAGGTAGTTCTCTTGATGTGGATAAAGCTGATTTGAGGGTCATTGGTGCTATTCTTTCCACAGTAATTGGATATTTTGTAAAGACATATTTCACGTAAGCATGTTACCTGCTTCCTTCCCTTGGAAATATATGCTTTGCATTTATCAGTTTGAGATTTTCACCTGCATTGCATTTAGTTCAACTACTGCATACCATTCAAGTTTTCTTAAGGCTAGATCAGATATTGGGTGCTCTTTATCTATCTTCGAATCaagtattaacttttttttctcaaataggagattattttttaataatcaattatttattccAAAAGTCCCCCACTCTATATTTAGATTCAAAAGACACTTCATGGTATGGTTTGACATCACTTAACTTTGAaccataacatttatatatagaatttaattgaaaatttgaatgattttttaaaaactaaaattataattaatattggaattcatatactaaaataaagttgttacttaaacacaaatattaattttaatataaatcttCCTACAACCGAACTAAACTGATAAACAGTGTAGACTCCcaagactttttctttttttaaattttaatacttcAAAAATTTAAGCAAAAGTAAATACACCTTCGAGAATCAAAGttatagtttagtttttttttttttaaaaaaaaagaaaatgcttACATTTAACATGAAATCTTCGCCAAATCATCTAGTTTCGGAACGAGAAGATTCTTAATCAAATCAGTTGTCAACTTTGATAAAATAACACATTTAACTCCAGAAGTTAAAGTTTATGACTGAAACTTATGTTATATTATccaattgattatatatatatatatatatatatatatatatatatatatatacatatatgtacatatatatatatatatatacatatatatatatgtatatacatatgtatacatatatatatatatgtatatacatatgtatatatatatatgtatatacatatgtatatacatatatctatatacatatgtatatacatatgtatatatatatatgtatatacatatgtatatagatatatgtatatacatatgtatatacatatgtatatagatatatgtatatacatatgtatatatatatatatgtatatacatatgtatatatatatatatgtatatacatatgtatgtatatatatatatgtatatacatatgtatatatgtacatatgtacatatatatgtatatacatatgtatatatgtatatatatatgtatatatatatgtatatacatatctatatatatatatgtatatacatatctatatatatatatatgtagatatgtatatacatatatatgtagatatgtatatacatatctatatagatatgtatatatatatatatatatatatgtatatacatatacatgcaAAATTCCAAAAAGTATGGATTAACAAGTTCTTGGTAAATGAGTCTATGTCTCCTTTGTGGCTTCTAAATGCTAAGTTCTCATAGGTTCCAACAAAACTTGGTCCAATACCAAAATTTGATTACACAGTCAATGTATGACAAACAACTGGACAGTGGAAAGGGTACACTTCTCCATTTATGCGATGATGTCATTCAACAGGAAGTAAGTGCTAGCTTGATGTGCTTTTTTTAACTacattttcttttacctttttaaattatttccaATAAACTAGTATACATGATTTTTGTTAACTTGTTTTTGCCATTACACGAAAACAATTATAGGGCTTCAGATGGAAAAACTGTAACTGAAAAATATTTGTCTCCACAATAACCATGTCTGTCTAAAATTGGTCAAAGTTCATATGACCTTGCTAAAGGCATTAAGCGCCAGCTTAAGCATGAAATATCAATTTCTAGTAGATCATGAAGTATTACACTCATCCTTAGGCATCCCCATTACAAATAAGATTAAATGATATTGACTCCAAAgactaaaattagaaaaatgcTTTTTATTCAAGTTACTTATAAACCTAAGTATTTACCAGATTATAGATTATAATTAAACTCactttataaatcaattttgcaAGATTGAGTTTCCCATAAGATAGGTTATGTGGCAGAAGTGTTATATGACTAGGGGATTTGTCAGAAAAAACAATTAGATTTTGAGAGGGAATTTGGAATATGTGATAGGGACTCATACTTCAGGAGGAAATTGTGAGAATTTGAAGTATGAAATTAGGTTACATTCTACTCAAACTTAATacgtatattttttaatctgttttaATTGCTACGATTTTACATGACAGAGGCTTCAAGGAACTAAAACGTATATGTATACGCAGCTCTACCTGTTTTAAGTTTTAGGCCAGCTTGTGATTTTGCTGCATGTAGCTATGCACAGGGCTAACATCTAAAAGTCACGCTGATCTTATGATCTTATGTGCAGGTTAAAGAggtaataatatcattttttattctgATGGAGCAGGGGAAAGCTAATAGACAAGTATGAACATCACTATCAATTAAGCAATCTTGTTTTCTTtacaatttttcaattttaacttaGGAAACAAGAGTTTTGTAGATATACTCATTCATATAAGCTATATATGGTAATGTGAATCAGGACCTCGATAAATTGTGTGAGGAACTAATCAAAGACGAGTTTGGGGAGAGCTGCAATTTTGATGTGGATGACGCAGTTCAGAAATTAGAGAAGTTGGGAATCGTCACCAAGGTAGATTCCCTTCCAAAGTGATTATGTTTTTGGTTTGATTAAGTATATAATGCTTCAATACTTCCATGATTAGTTTAATACTTTATGTTATCACTATGTTCGGTACTGGTGATTTTGAAGCCCTGTCTTTTAGCCAACTGCATAAGTCGTTTTATTTAATCTATACACAAGTTGTGTCCATTTTATACATCATAGTAAGTTATATATAccacttatttactttttttccaTCCTATTTCTAGTTAACCAATCAAGGAATAAAAGTTGTGTTTAGCATGATTGAGGATTAACTGAtagtataattttgtttattagaCGCTTCAAATGTATATGTAAGAGTACATTAAATGGTAATAAGAACTTT includes these proteins:
- the LOC108345169 gene encoding uncharacterized protein LOC108345169, giving the protein MARSGWEGMLHDHHKKEVIRIERESVIPVLKPHLIITLTNLIKHSADRVEFLKLCKRIEYTIRAWYLLQFEDMMQIYSLFDPVSGAQKLEQQKIPREEVDVLEQNFLAYLFEVMKKSNFKIATQEEIDIALSGQYLLNLPITVNESKLDKVLLKKYFQTHPQDNLPDFHDKYIIFRRGIGIEQTTDFFIMEKVDMLIARFWSYVLRITGLEKFFYGRSKGSGTKDPKKEDELESEDYQDDVYERIRLEKMPLRIGSLLNKNTIQEPTFDRIIVVYRPASTKSKQERGIYVKHFKNIPMADMEIVLPEKKNPGLTPMDWVKFLGSAIVGLAAVGSSLDVDKADLRVIGAILSTVIGYFVKTYFTFQQNLVQYQNLITQSMYDKQLDSGKGTLLHLCDDVIQQEVKEVIISFFILMEQGKANRQDLDKLCEELIKDEFGESCNFDVDDAVQKLEKLGIVTKDVINRYQCVGLKRANEIIGTTTEELVLKARQGNTSP